TATCTTCTCCAAGAGCTTGTCGTAGTTTATGATGTTCTTAGCCATCCATGACACCTCCGTAGAGATTTCTAACAAGTTCCAATTCTTTCAGGCGCTCGAACTTTAGCCTTTCCGCCTGGATTATCGAGATCAGGCTGGAAATTGACGTTTCAAGGTCCTCGTTTATCAAAAGGTACTCGAACTCTGGAATATGTCTTAGTTCCCTTTTTGCGTTTTCCAGCCTTCTTGCAATTCGCTCCTCACTCTCGGTTCCCCTTCGTCTGAGTCTTTCCCGGAGTGTTTCAAAACTCGGTGGAGCTATGAAAACGAATTTTGCTGCCGGGTACGTTGATTTAACCTTTAGTGCACCCTGAACGTCTATATCGAGTATGACGTCGAACCCTTTTTCAAGGTTTTCAAAAACGAACTTGGCGGGCGTGCCATAATAGTTATCGTGCACTATCGCCCATTCTAAAAAGGCATTTTCGGAAATCATCTGCTGGAACTTCTCCACCGAGATGAAGAAGTAATCGATCCCATCCACCTCACCCGGTCTCTGTGGTCGTGTGGTGCACGAAACGGAAAACACTACGCGCTCGACTCTTTCAAGCACGGCACGGATGATGCTAGTTTTTCCAACACCACTCGGCCCGCTGATAACGAAGAGTATACCCTTTGGCCACGGTGAACCCATGTATCTTTAACCCTTCCTTATTTTCTCAAGCTGCTTCTCAATCTCGAGCATAGACTCGATGAATCTTTGAGCGATCGTTTCAGGTTGAATGGCACTGAGGATGATGTGGTTCGAGTCGGTTATCAGAATAGATCTTGTCTTTCGACCGTACGTGGCATCGATGAGTTTTCCTTCAGTCTTAGCGTCTTCTTTCAA
This region of Fervidobacterium thailandense genomic DNA includes:
- a CDS encoding DUF370 domain-containing protein, which encodes MFGLINIGFGNVIAGDRVIAIVNPESAPLKRLKEDAKTEGKLIDATYGRKTRSILITDSNHIILSAIQPETIAQRFIESMLEIEKQLEKIRKG
- the gmk gene encoding guanylate kinase gives rise to the protein MGSPWPKGILFVISGPSGVGKTSIIRAVLERVERVVFSVSCTTRPQRPGEVDGIDYFFISVEKFQQMISENAFLEWAIVHDNYYGTPAKFVFENLEKGFDVILDIDVQGALKVKSTYPAAKFVFIAPPSFETLRERLRRRGTESEERIARRLENAKRELRHIPEFEYLLINEDLETSISSLISIIQAERLKFERLKELELVRNLYGGVMDG